The following proteins are encoded in a genomic region of Oryzias latipes chromosome 17, ASM223467v1:
- the dsp gene encoding desmoplakin isoform X3, with protein MSLTGSNPNLTTMGRRSNSRQDLAFSRNDMGRFGGNGYQGDYAVEGGYAHKSFSRHTVAGGGGGGGTMKVPMAMAMGSAGPSSQMLLQKSDYLMNQCMDYLERAKMLSGSGGSSMEANKCLEMAAEGMRQLHSCARDLQLMGIQHDYFRQVEYFQDVHSSLQQRMYSSGTMKGNRGSVGSDGARLFQDAMAWIAQQKRMIETAPWGEDSQAIENQIISHNKFHTSIQRSQEVNRAMEEVMSDKNLSLILEQEFDSLKKMSLNRLTQLRDLQNIIEEIFKAIMWVNEKEEEELMFDWGDKNIDQYIPKKQESYSRLMRDLEEKEKELNKLKVKADALLNKGHPASDKIEAYMETLQTQWSWLLQITKCIEVHLKENSSYSQFFKEANETNARLQKEHEMIRSNYICDKSTPLERLTELLKTLEKDKERIMENKRQVQSLLSKSKSIVRLKPRNPEEKSSSSIMVQALCDFKQDQKGILKGNEGILKDNSQRSKWLVTGPGGLDMTIPSVCLLIPPPNPLSINLATKNEKFYEAIMNIWNQLNINIKSLISWQYCIKDISYINSLTLTMLSKMRPEEYRGVIKRLETTYQEFLRTSQGSEMFKEEDKKNLQGHFDRAQEHYDTLVVQLPNYQEKEVKIVTTNESSKVTQETQETIPKAKPQPPAATINLALLTSLQELRQRLEVTESGLTDHLHLPMGDNSLHQCSVHIQKLQNVHKDLESIHDEYLRVRESISNQLKGLPADSDQAKFLRSQLGIINQKIGILQGLYTVYIQRLSAMKALLQSLLQAEDTIKAHEARLTEKETSSLDLRELENQRCTLKHMRNDLEQKRGLLTAMDSDLAKAIHCNSQITESFHRCDVDLSKYSDQVNQMGDRWRRILKQIESRIWDLDKQEKQLIQYQQSSSTLEQWLENARKRQDALQLVKLNDIQTLMNHLNQQKALHNEIKGKREKVEDVQKSADTCASSIKDYELQLASYGSGLETLLNVPIKRTMLQSPASVVRQEAADHQTHYIELLTRSTDYYKYLGELLKNMEEMKLSNTRIELLEEELRRLKEDLQDRNERNKSLEDTLARYKLELSQSKDELCSIEEVKRTTAMQVNAAKESLGSTQCQIQDLNEQLTRIQYQLDEEKRKRRLAEERYTSQQEEYEAAVRRRQKELEELNWLKIDLEKSVKDKERELERLKIQLDDEAARRRNAESEISKTSMMVHMSQSQYNELLLEKDSLLAKLKLMEQDKNRNKQLEDELATIRRSLEMEIRNKKRLEDEKNSMLSEFNTIKFQYEQKTTQIRQSESDREKVDRERLSLKTEIERLRHELKCLEEKYRSKLTISEKEASELAKKIDSLQREIQRLQQRPSTLCRQTQTDEKVTTIDPSKLVFDGVRRKVTAHQLCDCSIISKATLEELLKGRKTVDEVAAGIQLSLKGSGVIAGMTTGSEGKVSFTEAKHKNLLSPESALKLLEAQAATGYIVDPAFNMTMTVDTACSRGLVDTEDRDTLVTAEAASTGFKDPYTGKILSVGQAYKQGHVDKTTAVRLLQAQECVGGILDPVLSVFLPKDLALDRNLIDEDLYRCLNKKPTSYLDPATDEKVSYGDLRKKCTCEPVSGLLLLRGKEKCMTVKGIRGEVPVSELIKAELLDETDMKKLNQGQLSSKDIEEKLKSYLHGSTCIAGIYDEADNRIMTFYMAMKEGLLMRGTTLELLEAQAASGFIVDPVNNVFLTVEEAAKRGIIGKEFKNKLLSAEKAVTGYKDPATGKTVSLFQAIEKGLIEEGHGIRLLEAQIASGGIIDPVESHRIDVSVAYKRGYFDEKMNEILSYEGDDTKGFFDPNTKENLTYLQLKARCTTDPQTGLILLPIKDKNRPKSPNEERTNVLRKRRVVIVDPDTGLEMTVREAYHKELIDYETFLDLSEQESEWEEITIKGSDGSARLVIVDRKTGAQYDIQDCLDRGVIDKGFLDQYRSGKLGLTQFGEGIVSRTNNPGMIIATSSVDDVVTCSSPTQARPSSPTVRKRFNSISITVSPPPMFDDHSPVGAIFDTETLEKITIPEALRRGIVDTLTAQRLLEAQACTGGIINPATGDRLSLEDAVHQSIIDESMAAKLKAAQKAYLGFEDVKTKRKMSAAEAVKEAWLPYEAGQRFLEYQYLTGGLVDPSTRQRITIEEAIRKRWLDGMGAQKLQDYRSHQKNLTCPKTKLKISYKDAMDKCMVEESNGMKMLQASSISSKGISSPYNVSNPGSRSGSRPGSRSGSRRGSVDYSSSYSYNFSSSSTSYSANVPS; from the exons ATGAGTCTGACCGGTTCCAATCCCAACCTGACCACCATGGGCCGGAGAAGTAACTCCCGGCAGGATTTGGCGTTTTCTCGAAACGACATGGGCCGATTCGGTGGAAACGGCTACCAGGGAGATTACGCAGTGGAAGGCGGTTATGCACACAAGTCCTTCTCTAGGCACACCGTTgcgggcggcggcggcggcggcgggacCATGAAGGTACCGATGGCGATGGCGATGGGAAGCGCTGGACCCAG TTCACAAATGCTTCTACAGAAATCTGATTACCTGATGAACCAATGCATGGACTATTTGGAGAGAGCAAAGATGTTATCTGGGAGT GGGGGCTCGTCCATGGAGGCCAATAAATGTTTGGAGATGGCTGCAGAAGGCATGAGGCAACTTCATAGCTGCGCCAGAGACCTGCAACTAATGGGCATTCAGCACGATTATTTCAGACA agtGGAATACTTCCAGGACGTCCACAGTTCTTTACAGCAGAGAATGTACAGCAGTGGCACCATGAAAGGGAACAGAGGCAGTGTGGGGAGTGATGGAGCGCGCTTGTTTCAGGACGCCATGGCCTGGATTGCTCAGCAGAAG CGCATGATCGAAACCGCTCCATGGGGAGAAGATTCCCAGGCCATCGAGAACCAGATTATATCCCACAACAAGTTTCACACCTCCATTCAGAGAAGTCAAGAAGTCAACCGGGCCATGGAGGAAGTT ATGAGTGACAAGAACCTCTCCCTTATACTGGAACAAGAATTTGACAGCCTCAAG AAAATGTCTCTCAATCGGTTGACTCAACTGCGGGATCTTCAAAACATCATCGAGGAGATCTTCAAAGCCATCATGTGGGTAAAcgagaaggaagaggaggagcttaTGTTTGACTGGGGGGACAAGAACATCGACCAGTACATCCCCAAGAAGCAGGAGAGCTACTCG AGGCTGATGAGggatttggaggagaaagagaaagagCTGAACAAGCTGAAAGTGAAAGCAGATGCACTTTTGAACAAGGGCCACCCTGCTTCGGATAAGATTGAG GCTTACATGGAGACCCTCCAGACCCAGTGGAGCTGGCTTCTGCAGATCACAAAATGCATCGAAGTTCATTTGAAAGAGAACTCTTCCTACAGCCAG tttttcaagGAGGCCAATGAGACTAATGCAAGGCTGCAAAAGGAGCACGAGATGATTCGCAGCAATTATATCTGTGACAAGAGCACTCCACTGGAacgcctcaccgaactcctgaAAACCTTGGAG AAAGACAAAGAACGAATCATGGAGAACAAGAGGCAGGTCCAGAGTCTGCTCAGCAAGTCCAAGTCCATAGTCAGGCTGAAACCAAGAAACCCTGAAGAGAAGAGCAGCAGCTCCATCATGGTCCAGGCCTTATGTGACTTTAAACAGGATCAG AAAGGTATTCTGAAAGGGAATGAAGGCATCCTGAAGGACAACTCGCAGCGCAGCAAGTGGCTTGTGACGGGACCCGGAGGTCTGGACATGACGATCCCCTCTGTCTGCCTGCTCATTCCGCCACCAAACCCGCTCAGCATTAACCTCGCCACCAA AAACGAGAAGTTCTACGAAGCCATAATGAACATTTGGAATCAGCTCAACATCAACATTAAGAGCCTCATCTCTTGGCAATATTGCATTAAAGACATCAGTTACATCAACTCTCTCACCCTCACTATG TTGTCAAAGATGCGCCCCGAGGAATATCGCGGTGTCATCAAAAGGCTGGAAACGACATATCAGGAGTTTTTGCGTACCAGCCAAGGTTCTGAAATGTTTAAGGAAGAAGACAAGAAAAATCTCCAGGGTCACTTTGACCGAGCTCAGGAACACTATGACACACTGGTCGTTCAGCTCCCTAATTACC aagaaaaagaagtgaaGATTGTAACAACCAACGAGTCTTCCAAGGTGACTCAAGAAACTCAAGAAACTATCCCCAAAGCCAAGCCACAGCCTCCTGCAGCCACCATCAATCTTGCACTGCTCACCAGCCTGCAGGAGCTTCGCCAAAGGCTTGAAGTGACGGAATCCGGCCTCACCGACCATCTCCACCTCCCCATGGGGGACAACAGTCTGCATCAGTGTTCTGTGCACATTCAGAAACTGCAG aatgtgcACAAAGATCTGGAGTCTATTCATGATGAGTACCTGCGTGTGAGGGAGAGTATCTCAAATCAGCTCAAGGGGTTACCTGCAGACTCTGACCAGGCCAAGTTTCTGCGTTCTCAACTGGGAATCATCAACCAAAAAATCGGAATCCTACAGGGTCTCTACACAGTCTATATTCAGAG ACTGTCTGCCATGAAGGCCTTACTGCAAAGCCTTCTCCAGGCTGAAGATACCATCAAGGCCCATGAGGCTCGGCTGACTGAGAAGGAGACCAGCTCCCTTGACCTTCGAGAACTGGAAAATCAGCGTTGTACACTAAAG CACATGAGGAATGACCTGGAGCAAAAACGGGGCCTGCTGACTGCCATGGACTCAGACCTGGCTAAAGCGATTCACTGCAACAGCCAGATTACAGagtccttccacaggtgtgatGTTGACCTGTCCAAGTACTCGGATCAGGTGAACCAGATGGGTGATCGCTGGCGCAGAATCCTAAAGCAGATCGAGAGCAG GATTTGGGACTTGGACAAACAGGAGAAACAGTTAATACAATACCAGCAGAGCAGCTCAACCCTGGAGCAGTGGCTAGAGAATGCCAGGAAACGCCAGGATGCACTGCAGCTGGTGAAGCTCAATGACATCCAAACACTTATGAATCACCTCAACCAGCAAAAG GCACTTCACAATGAAATTAAAGGCAAGAGGGAAAAAGTGGAGGATGTGCAGAAAAGCGCAGACACCTGTGCTTCCTCTATAAAG gaCTATGAACTGCAGCTTGCCTCCTACGGTTCGGGACTGGAAACTCTGCTTAATGTTCCCATCAAGAGAACCATGCTGCAGTCTCCTGCTTCTGTAGTCAGACAAGAG GCTGCAGACCACCAGACTCATTACATCGAACTCCTTACCCGCTCTACTGATTACTACAAATACCTTGGAGAGTTGCTGAAGAACATGGAAGAGatgaag TTAAGTAACACAAGGATTGAGTTGTTGGAGGAGGAACTGAGACGTTTAAAGGAAGACCTCCAGGACCGCAATGAGAGGAACAAGTCACTGGAAGACACTTTAGCTCGCTATAAGCTGGAGCTCAGTCAATCAAAAGATGAACTTTGTTCTATTGAGGAAGTGAAGAGAACAACAGCAATGCAAGTTAATGCTGCCAAGGAGAGCCTGGGCAGCACACAGTGTCAGATTCAGGATCTGAATGAGCAGCTGACCCGCATTCAATATCAGCTGGATgaggaaaagaggaagagaagacTGGCTGAAGAGCGTTACACCAGCCAGCAAGAAGAGTATGAGGCAGCTGTTCGCCGCAGACAGAAGGAGCTGGAAGAACTCAATTGGCTTAAGATTGATTTGGAGAAGTCAGTGAAGGACAAGGAACGTGAATTGGAGAGGTTGAAGATACAGCTAGACGATGAGGCAGCACGTCGAAGAAATGCAGAATCAGAAATCTCAAAG ACATCCATGATGGTGCACATGTCCCAAAGCCAATATAATGAGCTGCTGCTGGAGAAGGATAGCCTATTGGCCAAACTTAAACTGATGGAGCAGGACAAGAACCGCAACAAGCAACTAGAAGATGAGCTGGCCACCATTAGGCGCTCTTTAGAGATGGAGATTCGCAACAAAAAGCGTCTGGAAGATGAGAAAAATAGCATGCTTTCTGAGTTCAATACTATAAAGTTTCAGTATGAACAAAAAACCACCCAGATTAGGCAGAGTGAGTCAGACAGGGAGAAGGTTGATCGAGAGAGGCTTTCCTTAAAAACCGAAATTGAGAGGCTCAGACACGAGCTCAAGTGTCTTGAGGAGAAGTACAGGAGCAAACTCACGATCTCTGAAAAGGAGGCATCAGAGCTGGCCAAAaagatagattctcttcaaaGAGAGATCCAGAGATTACAGCAGAGACCCAGCACTCTGTGTAGGCAGACCCAGACCGATGAGAAAGTCACTACAATCGATCCATCAAAGCTTGTTTTTGATGGTGTGCGCCGCAAAGTCACTGCTCACCAGCTTTGTGACTGTAGTATAATCAGCAAAGCTACCCTTGAAGAGCTCCTGAAAGGAAGAAAGACAGTGGACGAAGTGGCTGCAGGGATCCAGCTTAGTCTGAAGGGCTCTGGAGTCATTGCTGGAATGACAACAGGTTCAGAAGGAAAAGTGTCTTTCACTGAAGCCAAACACAAGAATCTCCTTAGCCCTGAAAGCGCTCTAAAGCTTCTTGAAGCTCAAGCAGCAACAGGTTACATTGTGGATCCTGCATTTAACATGACAATGACAGTGGATACTGCCTGTTCTAGAGGACTTGTAGACACAGAAGACAGAGACACCTTGGTCACCGCTGAGGCAGCTAGTACAGGCTTTAAAGATCCATATACTGGCAAAATACTGTCTGTGGGGCAGGCCTACAAACAAGGCCACGTTGACAAGACCACAGCTGTTCGTTTGCTCCAGGCTCAGGAGTGTGTTGGTGGCATATTGGACCCTGTCTTGAGTGTGTTTCTCCCAAAAGATCTGGCCTTGGATCGCAATCTTATAGATGAAGATCTctacaggtgtttgaataaaaaacccaCCAGCTATCTGGATCCAGCTACAGACGAGAAAGTATCTTATGGTGACCTGAGAAAGAAGTGTACTTGTGAACCCGTGTCCGGCCTTCTCCTGCTGCGTGGTAAAGAAAAGTGCATGACGGTAAAAGGCATCAGAGGGGAGGTGCCCGTGTCAGAGCTTATTAAAGCTGAGCTGCTTGATGAAACTGACATGAAAAAGCTAAACCAGGGGCAACTTTCTAGCAAAGACATCGAAGAGAAGCTCAAGTCTTATCTCCATGGCTCCACATGCATTGCTGGGATCTACGATGAAGCTGATAACAGAATAATGACTTTCTACATGGCAATGAAGGAAGGTCTGCTCATGAGAGGAACCACGCTGGAGCTCCTTGAAGCCCAAGCTGCATCAGGATTCATTGTTGATCCTGTTAACAATGTCTTTTTGACAGTGGAGGAAGCTGCAAAAAGAGGTATCATAGGGAAGGAGTTTAAAAATAAGCTTTTGTCTGCAGAGAAGGCAGTGACTGGATACAAAGACCCTGCTACAGGAAAAACAGTCTCCCTCTTCCAAGCCATTGAGAAAGGCCTTATTGAGGAAGGTCATGGAATTCGGCTTCTAGAAGCACAGATTGCTAGCGGTGGAATTATTGACCCTGTAGAGAGCCACCGTATTGATGTCTCTGTTGCCTACAAAAGGGGCTACtttgatgaaaaaatgaatgagaTCTTAAGCTATGAGGGAGATGACACAAAAGGGTTCTTTGATCCCAATACCAAGGAGAACTTAACCTATCTTCAACTGAAGGCCAGATGTACCACAGATCCCCAAACAGGTCTAATTCTCCTGccaatcaaagacaaaaataggCCTAAATCTCCTAACGAAGAGCGCACCAATGTTCTTCGCAAGAGGCGAGTTGTAATTGTTGACCCAGACACTGGGCTGGAGATGACAGTCAGAGAGGCCTATCACAAGGAATTGATTGACTATGAAACCTTTCTGGACTTGTCAGAGCAGGAGAGCGAGTGGGAAGAAATTACCATCAAGGGGTCGGATGGCTCTGCACGCTTGGTGATTGTGGACAGAAAAACGGGAGCCCAGTATGATATTCAAGACTGCTTGGATCGAGGTGTCATTGACAAAGGTTTTTTGGATCAGTATCGCAGTGGGAAACTCGGCCTCACCCAGTTTGGTGAGGGAATTGTCAGTAGAACCAATAACCCTGGAATGATCATTGCAACCAGCAGTGTTGATGACGTGGTCACCTGCAGCAGTCCTACCCAGGCCAGACCATCATCTCCCACTGTCCGTAAACGCTTCAACAGCATATCCATTACTGTCTCGCCCCCACCGATGTTTGATGACCACAGTCCTGTCGGAGCTATTTTTGACACAGAGACCTTAGAAAAGATCACCATACCCGAGGCCCTCAGAAGAGGCATAGTTGACACTCTCACAGCACAGAGATTGCTGGAGGCCCAGGCTTGCACGGGTGGCATCATCAATCCCGCCACTGGTGACAGATTGTCACTCGAAGATGCCGTCCACCAAAGCATCATTGATGAAAGCATGGCTGCCAAGCTGAAAGCTGCACAGAAAGCTTACCTTGGTTTTGAGGATGTGaagaccaaaagaaaaatgtctgcagcagaagctgTAAAGGAGGCCTGGTTGCCTTACGAGGCTGGACAAAGATTTTTAGAATATCAATATTTAACAGGCGGTCTGGTTGACCCTAGCACCAGGCAACGCATCACCATTGAGGAGGCTATCCGTAAACGTTGGCTGGATGGGATGGGGGCCCAGAAACTGCAGGATTACCGGAGCCACCAGAAGAACCTGACCTGTCCCAAAACTAAGCTTAAGATATCGTATAAGGATGCCATGGACAAGTGCATGGTGGAAGAAAGCAATGGGATGAAGATGCTGCAGGCAtcctccatttcctccaagGGAATCAGCAGCCCTTACAATGTATCTAACCCAGGCTCTCGGTCTGGGTCCAGGCCAGGCTCTAGGAGTGGCTCACGAAGAGGCAGTGTGGATTACTCCTCTTCTTACTCCTACAATTTTTCTTCCAGCAGTACCTCCTACAGCGCCAACGTTCCCTCTTAA